One genomic segment of Nonomuraea coxensis DSM 45129 includes these proteins:
- a CDS encoding BON domain-containing protein: MEAPQYVAARVQAALAEDGRTHELGIRVDIRGDQLFLRGQVSGAEQRERLGLVAHEAAPDLRVHNEIMVVEVADAGEDEHLD; this comes from the coding sequence ATGGAAGCTCCGCAGTACGTCGCGGCCCGCGTCCAGGCGGCGCTGGCCGAGGACGGGCGCACGCACGAGCTGGGGATCCGCGTGGACATCCGCGGCGACCAGCTCTTCCTGCGTGGTCAGGTGAGCGGGGCCGAGCAGCGCGAACGGCTCGGCCTGGTGGCGCACGAGGCCGCCCCTGACCTGCGGGTGCACAACGAGATCATGGTCGTGGAGGTCGCCGACGCGGGAGAGGACGAGCATCTTGACTGA
- the secA2 gene encoding accessory Sec system translocase SecA2, whose protein sequence is MPLTPYQKVVKAAGERAERVKELDELPRPGMDDLAEFCAVAREAADRTLGLRPYDVQLLGTLALLDGKVAEMATGEGKTLSGAMAAAGYALQGKRVHVISVNDYLARRDAEWMEPFYAALGVSVGWIDQNSTPEERRAAYAKDVTYGPVSEIGFDVLRDRLRTDAAEIIVPAPEVAIIDEADSVLVDEARVPLVMAGAADPGNAVPEMAALVRQLVRGYHYEIDEQARNVYLTPKGADSVENLLGVELYDEHEPGTLIELNLALHAHALLTRDVDYIVRDGKVQLINPSRGRVALLQRWPNGLQAAVEAKEALPPSEKGEILDSITVQGLIRRYPQICGMTGTAVAVSEQLGEFYGLKVAVIPSNRPCVREDEPDRVYPTVPDKDAALVEEIQEAHATGRPILIGTLDVAESENLAKLLQRRGMEPVVLNAKNDAEEAAIIARAGERGAITVSTQMAGRGTDIRLGDGVAELGGLYVIGSGRHASSRLDDQLRGRAGRQGDPGASVFFVSMQDDLITQFVPDERPPAADPDGIVRHRRGAYLVGHAQRVAEGVNLEIHRNTWRYTRLLEQQRELILEWRDKVLHGDAASRALEKADPGRWAALPEDTRDETARQIVLHAIDTCWTEHLAFLQDLREGIHLRALGRMSPVDEFHREAVAEYKSLLAEVERRSLEAFESPEPDLKRPSATWTYLVQDNPFGTEWDRILRRVKNATRRG, encoded by the coding sequence GTGCCCCTGACCCCTTACCAGAAGGTCGTCAAGGCGGCCGGCGAGCGCGCCGAGCGGGTCAAGGAGCTCGACGAGCTGCCGAGGCCCGGCATGGACGACCTGGCCGAGTTCTGCGCCGTGGCGCGCGAGGCCGCCGACCGCACCCTGGGGCTGCGCCCCTACGACGTGCAGCTCCTCGGGACGCTCGCGCTGCTCGACGGCAAGGTGGCCGAGATGGCGACCGGCGAGGGCAAGACCCTGTCGGGCGCGATGGCCGCCGCCGGCTACGCGCTCCAGGGCAAGCGCGTCCACGTGATCTCCGTCAACGACTACCTGGCCCGCCGCGACGCCGAGTGGATGGAGCCGTTCTACGCGGCGCTCGGCGTGAGCGTGGGCTGGATCGACCAGAACTCCACGCCGGAGGAGCGGCGGGCGGCGTACGCGAAGGACGTGACGTACGGGCCGGTCAGCGAGATCGGCTTCGACGTGCTGCGCGACCGGCTGCGCACCGACGCCGCCGAGATCATCGTGCCCGCCCCGGAGGTCGCGATCATCGACGAGGCCGACTCGGTGCTCGTCGACGAGGCCCGCGTGCCGCTGGTGATGGCCGGCGCGGCCGACCCCGGCAACGCGGTGCCGGAGATGGCGGCGCTGGTCCGCCAGCTCGTCCGCGGCTACCACTACGAGATCGACGAGCAGGCCCGCAACGTCTACCTGACGCCCAAGGGCGCCGACAGCGTCGAGAACCTCCTCGGCGTCGAGCTCTACGACGAGCACGAGCCCGGCACGCTCATCGAGCTCAACCTCGCCCTGCACGCCCACGCGCTGCTGACCCGCGACGTCGACTACATCGTGCGCGACGGCAAGGTCCAGCTCATCAACCCCTCGCGCGGCCGGGTGGCGCTGCTCCAGCGCTGGCCCAACGGCCTCCAGGCGGCCGTCGAGGCGAAGGAGGCGCTGCCGCCGAGCGAGAAGGGCGAGATCCTCGACTCGATCACCGTGCAGGGCCTGATCCGCCGCTATCCGCAGATCTGCGGCATGACCGGCACCGCCGTCGCGGTGAGCGAGCAACTCGGCGAGTTCTACGGGCTGAAGGTCGCCGTCATCCCGTCCAACCGGCCCTGCGTGCGGGAGGACGAGCCGGACCGCGTCTACCCGACCGTCCCCGACAAGGACGCGGCGCTGGTGGAGGAGATCCAGGAGGCGCACGCGACCGGCCGGCCCATCCTCATCGGCACGCTCGACGTGGCCGAGTCGGAGAACCTCGCCAAGCTGCTGCAGCGGCGCGGCATGGAGCCGGTCGTGCTCAACGCCAAGAACGACGCCGAGGAGGCCGCGATCATCGCGCGGGCCGGCGAGCGTGGCGCGATCACGGTCTCGACCCAGATGGCCGGCCGGGGCACCGACATCCGCCTCGGCGACGGCGTGGCCGAGCTGGGCGGCCTCTACGTCATCGGCTCCGGCCGGCACGCCAGCAGCCGCCTCGACGACCAGCTCCGCGGCCGGGCGGGCCGCCAGGGCGACCCCGGCGCCTCGGTGTTCTTCGTCAGCATGCAGGACGACCTGATCACGCAGTTCGTCCCCGACGAGCGCCCGCCCGCGGCCGACCCCGACGGCATCGTCAGGCACCGGCGCGGCGCCTACCTGGTGGGCCACGCCCAGCGCGTCGCCGAGGGCGTCAACCTGGAGATCCACCGCAACACCTGGCGCTACACCCGGCTGCTTGAGCAGCAGCGCGAGCTGATTTTGGAGTGGCGCGACAAGGTCCTGCACGGTGACGCCGCCTCCAGGGCGCTGGAGAAGGCCGATCCCGGCCGCTGGGCCGCGCTGCCCGAGGACACCCGCGACGAGACGGCGAGGCAGATCGTGCTGCACGCCATCGACACGTGCTGGACCGAGCACCTGGCCTTCCTCCAGGACCTCCGCGAGGGCATCCACCTGCGGGCGCTGGGCCGGATGAGCCCGGTCGACGAGTTCCACCGCGAGGCGGTGGCCGAGTACAAATCGCTGCTGGCCGAGGTGGAGCGGCGCTCGCTGGAGGCGTTCGAGTCGCCGGAGCCGGACCTCAAGCGGCCCTCGGCGACCTGGACCTACCTCGTGCAGGACAATCCGTTCGGCACCGAATGGGATCGCATCCTGCGCCGGGTCAAGAATGCCACCCGCCGCGGCTAG
- a CDS encoding DMT family transporter: MTHVSARRGAVYVSVAATAWGTGGAAGSLLFESGGLGPVGVSLWRYLLGAAFLFLLAPRPASPRPLSWRVLPIGAGMALYQTAYFAAIAHAGVAVATVVTMGATPVFAALGSRFLLRERLGALALGALAVALAGLVLLTAETAGEAYASAAGIGWALASAAGYAGVTLLSRLFSRRHHDDAASTATGGFVVAAACLAPFATAGDVLPEVSVTSVALLLYLGAVPTALAYGLFFRALTALRATTVSIISLGETVGAALLGVLLFGERLTPLAWCGCALLLAAVAVLAARPEAG, translated from the coding sequence ATGACCCATGTCTCCGCCCGGCGGGGCGCCGTCTACGTGTCCGTGGCCGCCACCGCCTGGGGCACCGGCGGCGCGGCCGGTTCGCTGCTGTTCGAGTCCGGCGGGCTCGGCCCCGTCGGCGTGTCCCTGTGGCGCTACCTGCTGGGCGCCGCCTTCCTGTTCCTGCTCGCCCCCCGTCCCGCCTCCCCCCGGCCGCTGAGCTGGCGGGTCCTGCCGATCGGGGCCGGGATGGCGCTCTACCAGACCGCGTACTTCGCCGCGATCGCCCACGCCGGGGTGGCCGTGGCGACGGTCGTCACCATGGGCGCCACGCCGGTGTTCGCCGCGCTCGGCAGCCGCTTCCTGCTGCGCGAACGGCTCGGCGCGCTCGCGCTCGGCGCGCTGGCCGTGGCGCTGGCCGGGCTGGTGCTGCTCACGGCGGAGACCGCCGGGGAGGCGTACGCCTCCGCCGCCGGGATCGGCTGGGCGCTGGCCTCGGCCGCCGGGTACGCCGGGGTGACCCTGCTGTCCCGGCTGTTCTCCCGTCGCCACCACGACGACGCGGCGAGCACGGCGACCGGCGGGTTCGTCGTGGCCGCGGCCTGTCTGGCGCCGTTCGCGACGGCCGGTGACGTGCTGCCCGAGGTCAGCGTGACGTCGGTGGCGCTGCTGCTCTACCTGGGCGCGGTGCCGACGGCGCTGGCGTACGGGCTGTTCTTCCGCGCGCTGACCGCGCTGCGGGCCACCACCGTCTCGATCATCTCGCTGGGCGAGACGGTCGGCGCGGCGCTGCTCGGCGTGCTGCTGTTCGGCGAGCGGCTGACGCCGCTCGCCTGGTGCGGCTGCGCGTTGCTGCTGGCGGCGGTGGCGGTGCTCGCGGCCCGGCCCGAGGCGGGCTGA
- a CDS encoding metallophosphoesterase family protein: protein MTELRIAAVGDIHLGEDVRGQYRKHLEGIEERADVFMLTGDLTRHGTLEEGRLVAEELRGLPVPTIAVLGNHDYHSDLQYEIAAALRDAGVIVLHDDGVVIQCGEVKLGVAGGKGFGGGYAGKCASEFGEREIKNFVAHTRYIAEAWKVALKEMTADLKVVLSHYSPVKETLEGEPHEIYPFLGSYLLAEAVDTAGADLILHGHAHKGSEKGMTPGGIRVRNVALPVIGRAYAVYCLGENGHC from the coding sequence TTGACTGAACTGCGCATCGCGGCAGTCGGGGACATCCACCTGGGCGAGGACGTCCGCGGCCAGTACCGCAAGCACCTGGAGGGCATCGAGGAACGCGCGGACGTCTTCATGCTCACCGGGGACCTCACCCGGCACGGCACCCTCGAAGAGGGCCGGCTGGTGGCCGAGGAACTGCGCGGCCTGCCCGTCCCCACGATCGCCGTGCTCGGCAACCACGACTACCACTCCGACCTCCAGTACGAGATCGCCGCCGCGCTCCGCGACGCCGGCGTCATCGTCCTCCACGACGACGGCGTGGTCATCCAGTGCGGCGAGGTCAAGCTGGGCGTGGCCGGCGGCAAGGGCTTCGGCGGCGGGTACGCGGGCAAGTGCGCGAGCGAGTTCGGCGAGCGCGAGATCAAGAACTTCGTGGCCCACACCCGCTACATCGCCGAGGCGTGGAAGGTCGCGCTGAAGGAGATGACCGCCGACCTGAAGGTGGTGCTGTCGCACTACTCCCCGGTCAAGGAGACGCTGGAGGGCGAGCCCCACGAGATCTACCCCTTCCTCGGCAGCTACCTGCTGGCCGAGGCGGTCGACACGGCGGGCGCCGACCTGATCCTGCACGGGCACGCGCACAAGGGCAGCGAGAAGGGCATGACACCGGGCGGCATCCGGGTGCGCAACGTGGCGCTGCCCGTCATCGGCCGCGCCTACGCGGTCTACTGCCTGGGCGAGAACGGCCACTGCTGA
- a CDS encoding GPGG-motif small membrane protein: MATLLWIIAVILVIAGIYVILARRDLLWGIVLIVLGFLVGPGGVSIFNV; the protein is encoded by the coding sequence ATGGCTACTTTGCTCTGGATCATCGCAGTAATCCTCGTCATCGCCGGGATCTATGTGATCCTGGCCCGCCGCGACCTCCTGTGGGGGATCGTGCTCATCGTCCTCGGGTTCCTGGTCGGCCCGGGTGGCGTCAGCATCTTCAATGTCTAG
- a CDS encoding SAM-dependent methyltransferase, whose product MSLDGPQEWAPPGVDPSRSSVARVHDALLGGMENFAADRSVARRLKDAVPEVVDLVWCSRAFSGRVVDFLVREAGIRQIIDLGAGLPTVENTHEVAQFADPLCRVVYVDLDPMVEPHARAIMKGNPYADAVTADARDVAAVLGHPTLTRLVDLSRPTAVLAIGLLHLVPDDEDPHGLLRRYMAALPSGSYLAASNHMASPSPKAKALEALLQATMGTSWFRAREAVAAYFDGLVLEEPGVVHFPEWRPDERAPGPLAPWEELLLGGVARKP is encoded by the coding sequence GTGAGTCTCGACGGCCCGCAGGAGTGGGCGCCGCCCGGCGTGGACCCCTCACGATCGAGCGTGGCCAGAGTGCACGACGCCCTGCTCGGCGGGATGGAGAACTTCGCCGCCGACCGCTCGGTCGCCCGCCGGCTCAAGGACGCGGTACCGGAGGTCGTCGACCTGGTGTGGTGCAGCCGCGCGTTCAGCGGCCGGGTCGTGGACTTCCTCGTCCGCGAGGCGGGCATCCGCCAGATCATCGATCTCGGCGCCGGGCTGCCCACGGTGGAGAACACCCATGAGGTCGCCCAGTTCGCCGATCCGCTCTGCCGGGTGGTCTACGTCGACCTCGACCCCATGGTCGAGCCGCACGCCCGCGCGATCATGAAGGGCAACCCGTACGCCGACGCCGTCACCGCCGACGCCCGCGACGTCGCGGCCGTGCTCGGCCACCCCACGCTGACCCGGCTCGTCGACCTGTCGCGGCCCACCGCCGTCCTGGCCATCGGGCTGCTGCACCTGGTCCCCGACGACGAGGACCCGCACGGGCTGCTGCGCCGCTACATGGCGGCGCTGCCGTCCGGCAGCTACCTGGCCGCCTCCAACCACATGGCCTCGCCGAGCCCCAAGGCGAAGGCCCTGGAGGCGCTGCTCCAGGCCACGATGGGCACGAGCTGGTTCCGTGCGCGGGAGGCCGTCGCCGCCTACTTCGACGGCCTGGTGCTGGAGGAGCCCGGCGTGGTGCACTTCCCCGAGTGGCGGCCGGACGAGCGCGCGCCCGGGCCGCTCGCGCCCTGGGAGGAGCTGCTGCTCGGCGGCGTCGCGCGCAAACCGTGA